Within the Alteromonas sp. M12 genome, the region GGAATGAAACCCGCCGGTGTAGATAGGTTTGCAAAACCGTTTGCCATCTCCACCAAAACGTCTCCAAATTTAGATTGTCTGCTAGGCTCTGGCGCGTAATCCACAGATAAATTATCGACATTTACCCATGCGGTTGGTCCACCAGATGCAGCAAAAGCGATATCTAATTCTGAGTGTTTAACCCGTGTTGCTAACTGATATAAATGAATATTCTGGATGACTGTAGAAATGAGTACTCTTTCGTTTTCCACATTAGCCAGCAAGTCCATTAGTTTATCTTGTGCGTGAAAAACATAGATCATGATTGCCTCGATATCGGTTTGTTATCCCATTACAATCACATTTTTATCATTATCGACACCATTGGCAATGATAATTTCAAAACTAGACTTGCATTTTTGACAACCCATGGTTTGCGGTTTGTTCATGATTTTGGTTTGATGATTATCGAGGCTATTTGCGGATAAGCAAATAGGGCACAAACATTCCAATAAAGCTTCTGTTTTAAGCATGACATTTCCTTTTGTCTTGTTGGTTTTAAATTTGAATCAGAACAGAGAACCAACTGCGTGCATATTTTGACGGTATTAATTTTTGATGCAAGTGTTTTTGTTGGAATTATGTTCAACTCGGGGCAAGATAACACTCATCAGTCCAGTGAAAATCCCTTTTTACCCTCTTTTTGAAGGGTTTTCGAGGACTAGTAGCCCCATGAAATGTGATAACTTAAAATTTAATACCATTTTCAGCGAGCAAATTTAGTATGCCAATTATGGATACATTCATCGCTTTTTCCATTGCCTCCATAATAATGAGTGTGTCACCAGGCCCGCCAAAGCTGTATATATTGGCCAGAACCATGGCTGATGGACATAAATCTGGTATTGCGGCTGCCTCTGGAATGGCAATAAATTCATATGTAGTAGTTCATTCCTCTAACTTAAGGGACCAAGCTAGAGGAATGCTGAAGGTTGCGCTTAGTGGAGCTTAAGTTTAGGGCCCACAATATTGCTCACTTTGCGACTTAGTAAAACCAAAATCGCCTTTAACCAGCCGTGCACCGCAAATTGATGCATGTTGTACAGTGAAATATAAACCAGTCTTGCCAATCGTCCTTCAATAAACATACTACTACTTACTAGGCTGCCCATCAGACTACCCACGGTACTGTATTTGCTGAGGTGGACTAATGAACCATAATCCACATATTTGTAGTCTTTCATCACATTGCCGCGGACTATGCCAATGATATTAGCTGCGACTGTATCGGCCATTTGATGGGCTGATTGTGCTCTAGGTGGTACCCATTTACCGTTGTCCTGTATAAAGCCACAGCAGTCGCCTAAAACAAAAATGGTTTCACAGGTCGTGCTTTGCAAATGTTTATTAACTAAGATTTGCTGCGCTCTGTTGGTCTCAAATACACCTAATTGTTGAATGAAATCGGGGGCTTTTACACCTGCCGCCCAAACCAGCAGATCAGCTTCAATAGGCTTGTCGTCTGAGGTGATGAATGCGCCTTTCCTAGCACTTGAAATTCGTGTATTTTCCAACACATCGACACCCAGCTTTGTTAGTGCGATACGAGCAGAGGTGGCAATACGTTCTGGTAGAGCAGGCAAGATACTTTCACCGGCTTCAATAATACTTATTTTTAATCGTGAAGCTGACATTTCAGGCATACCATAATTTTTAGCTAAATTTGCCACATGATGTAATTCGGCAGCTAATTCAGTACCTGTTGCACCGCCTCCAACAATGGCAATACTCAACTTTGCTGAATCAGACTTTTCTTGATTAATTCGTAAAAGCTGATTTAACAGTGCTTTATGGAAACGTTCCGCTTGAGATAGAGAATCTAAGAAGAAACTGTGCTCGGCAACACCTGGGGTGCCAAAATCATTACTAACGCTACCAACGGCTAGCACTAAATAGTCGTAGTTGATGGTTCGTTCTTTTAGCAATAACTCACCAGCATCGTCATACAAGGGGTCAAGATAAATAGTTTTATTCTCAGCATCCACGTTACTCATTGTGCCTAACTGAAAATGATAGCCAAATCGAGCTGCATGCATTCGGTAATCCACACCATCTGAGTTTTTATCAATCACTCCAGCGGCCACCTCATGCAACAAGGGTTTCCATAGGTGTGTTTGGTTTCGATCAACCAAGGTGATGTGGGCTAATCCTTTCTTGCCTAACTTTTTACTTAACTTACTGACAAGTTCGAGTCCGCCGGCGCCTCCGCCAACAATGACAATTCTTAACATATTGATTCCTAAATAGTATTTTGAAATTGGTGGCAAACAAAAAAGACGGTATTGAAGTCAGAAGAAGAGCGCCAAAGCGTGACATGAATGAGCTGATTACCGGAAAAATGCCTTACCTGAATCATGCCAAATAAAGCGTAAAAAGTCTATGTATTATCCTTCAGATCAGATGATCTCTGGCGGTCTAAGAGCACGGGGCCAGGACCTTCAATGGCGAGGTTATCTTGGGGGTTATATATAGGGCAAGATTTCATCGATAAGCACCCGCAGCCGATACAGCCGTCTAACGAATCTTTTAGTTTTATCATGCTTTGAATGCGCGCTTCTAACTGTTGTTGCCAATTCCGAGATAGCTTGGCCCAATCTTGTTTTGTCGGCGTTCTTGACTGAGGTAAGGTTGCAAAAGTGAGTTTAATGTCTTGTAGACTGATGCCTATTTTTTGGGCGGCTTTTATCACCGAGACTCGTCTTAAAACATCCGCTTTATAACGTCGTTGATTTCCTGAATTACGCCAACTTTGAATGAGACCCTTTTGTTCGTAGAAATGCAGCGTTGATACTTTTACACCGCAGCGTTTGGCCACAAACCCAACGCTTAGCTCTCTTTCGGCCATGATGATTCCTTTTGTCGTTTTTTTTTAAGAATATGAAAAAAAGTCCTTTACCTCAAGTTAACTTGAGGATTTATTCTGTGCTCATAGACAACAAAACATATAACTTTGGAGAGCATCATGCAGACACCTCAAGAAAATCAATTACCAACAAAACAACAGCAAACTCGAAAACTATTACAGTTCAAACCTTGTATAGCCAAAACATCAACTATTCGTTTAGACAACTTTTTAAGTTTGTTTAATAACACAATGAAATTAAAGTGAGGTATGCAAATGATCCGTTTAGAACATATCAATATTGTCGTCAAAGACATGCAAGAAACATTAAATTTTTATCAAGCCGCGTTTCCACACTGGTCTATTCGCCACCAAGGCAATGCTAATTGGTATGGAACCCAAAGAAATTGGCTACATTTTGGCGATGAATATAACTATCTTACGTTCAACGACAATGGAAGTGGTGAAAATAGGGACTTAAAAGGTAGTCAATTAGGGCTGGCCCATATGGCGTTTGAGGTAAGGGATATTTCGGCACTTTTAACTCGAATGCAAAGTGCTGGTTTCGAACCCCACAACCTAGGCGCTAAAAATCAATTTAGAAAAAACATGTATTTTATTGATCCGAGCGGCTTTGAAATAGAATTTGTCGAATATCTATCAGACATACCCGGTCAAAGGAATAACGCCGACGATTAACTAAGTGGAAAAGTTCGCAGGCATAGGTTGATGGATGTGACACGGGGGCTAACCCCCTTATCACTTTAATCTTGGTACACTTCCAATGGTAAGTTGTCAGGATCGGCGAAAAAGGTAAACTCCCGGTTTGTATATTCATCTATTCGAATCGGCTCGGGAATAATACCTTTGGTCCGCAAATAATCGCAAAAATCACTTACCGAATCGACTTTAAAAGCCAAATGTCTGAGTCCCTGAGCTTCCGGTCTAGAGGGCCGTTGAGGGGCTCCGGGAAATGAAAACAGTTCGATTTGGCTGCCATCAGGAAGTGCTAAGTCGAGTTTGTATGAGTCTCGCTGAGCACGATAATTCTCTGCCACTATTTGAAATCCTAAAATGTCAGTATAAAAGGCTTTAGAATGCGCATAGTTGCTACAAATAATGGCCACATGATGAAAGCCTTTTAATTTAGTCATACTCGTCTCTGAATAAGTTAATTGATGTGGTTGATAGTACGTTCAACATCTGTATTTTTTTCAAGGGAAAAAGTGTGTACTACGCTTTTTCCTTGCCAATCGCTAATCGAAACTCGAATATCCTTGGCTGCCAGCCGGATAAATTTTTGTTTATCAATAATGGCTGAATATGGCGGGGTGTTATCTTTGGCGACTAATTCATATTCGCCTTGTTGATTGCTAATTTCAGTGGTTACTTCAAACAGTGGTAATGGGCTTGAAACTTGTTCAGCAAGTCGGTAGTCAAAACGTATTACACGCCCTTGAGATTCCGTTCCTAAAAATTCCAGTTCTACTAACTCGGTATTCTCAATGGCTGAATTCGCTTTTAAAACTGTATAGCTAAGAGCTGGCAAGGTAATTAGTATGTCATTGCTATCCATACTAAATTTTCTGCTACCATCTATCCATTGATAGCCGTCACTGCTGGCTTTTAACCTAATAGTTTGCGGCTGATTAGTTGGATTGAAGGCCAGTAAATATTCTGTAGAGTCTTGTTTATCCACTCTGGATATTGCAAAAGCATATTCACTACCTTCGCTTGCGCGGTTAAAGGCGAATCCACGACGCAAAGTAGGGTGATCCATACGCAGTTGTGCTAGTTTTTGCAAAGCGCGATATATTGGGTGGTTTTGATCAAAGTTCTCCGTTGCCGTTGTTGCTTCTGTGCCAAGTAAATCCAATTCATTATAGGCAGCTACTTTTGAAGGAAACATATCTTCTCGTGCGCCAACATCGCCCCCAGTGCCAACAAAGCCTTGTTCATCACCATAATAGACCACCGGAATGCCACGAGATAAGTACATGAAAGCATGAGAGAGTATATCTCGCTTGAGCTTTTCTTCTGCACTGGCATTAGGCAAACTTTGATTGATAAAAAATCCGGCCCTTCCCATATCGTGATTTCCTAAAAAATTCATTAATAAATCAGATTGACTGTCATTGTCGTTGTAAAAGTCATCATTTTCAAAAAGCTGATAGATTTCTTGAGCCGGCTTATTTCGATAAAATACATTGGCGGTCGCGTCCTGAAATCCAAAGTCGAGGACCGAAGGCATTTTACCCAAAGTTGTATAGCTACTTAGTTCTATAGGATCCGCGCTGTATACTTCACCAAAAATATGAAAGTTAGGTATGCCTTGTTGTTTTGCATGGTTTAAAATTGCCGGACTAAACGAAGACCAAAACACCATATCCACGTGTTTTACGGTGTCGATTCGAAAACCATCAGGTTTGAATTCGCTAATAATGTTTTTATAAATTTCGATCATACCGGCAATCACTTGTGGATCTTTTGTATTTAAGTCGTCAAGCCCTGCAAAGTCACCGTTAATTGCGCTCTCGCCTTGCCATATACTATCACCTTGATTGTTATAGTATTTAGGGTCATTCAGCCACGCGGGAACTTTCACATTTTCGTTGCCTGCAGGCACAAATGCTGTGTACTTGTCGCCACTTTCTAATTGCGCTTTGGATTTATAAGGGCAGGTCCTTTCGTCTATAAAACTGCCGTCTGAGTTATGACACTCTTGATAACTGATAACATCCGCAGTGTGATTAGTAATGATGTCGAAAAATATTTTGATACCCTTATCATGAGCAGCGCTTATTAAATCCTTAAGGTCTTGGTTGCTGCCAAAATGCGGATCGATTTGGGTAAAGTCGAGAATCCAGTAACCGTGATGAGCATAACCATCGGATTGAATTGCTTTGTTGCGTAAAATCGGTGTCATCCAGATTGCACTGATCCCGAGTTCCTTCAGGTAATCTAATTTTTGCTCTAATCCTTTGATATCACCGCCATGAAATCCTTTAATGTCATCAATACTATATCCACCTTGGGAGATTGGAATGGATTTTGAACCCATATCGTTATCGGGATTGCCATTGTAAAAACGGTCAGGCATAACGAAGTAAAAAATATCGTCGCGCACATCTCGATTTAAATAGTCGTCGTAAATATCAGGGAAAGATAAAGTTATTGGATCTGATATGACTTTTTGCGTACCTGATGAGGGCAGCTCTTGCTTGGAACAAGCAAATAAAAGAGAGCAGCTGAATATCAGAGTAAGTAGGGTATTTAGGTATTTCATAATGGGCTCTCTTTAAGGTTAAGGTAATTCACAACCACGGGCTGTTACAAACAGTGAATACCAATGTTCCCTTGTTAGTTCAAATTGTGACGCTTGGCTACAGGCTTGAATTCTCAGTGGATTGGTTGTGCCAATAATGGGTTGGATTTTCGCTGGGTGGCGCATTAAAAAAGCCAACAAAATCGCCTCTGCAGAGGTTTGGTAATCTGCTGCTAGTTTACTGACTAAATCTGCGGTCTGCTGAATATGATGTGGTTGATTTGTTAAACTCTTGCCAGACAAGGTGCCTTGGCAAAGGCTTCCCCAGGCTTGTACTTGAACATTGTTGAGTTGGCAATATTCCATAGTACCGCTAGGAAAGGATAGGTCTTTTGCCTGAGGATGGTTAGCCAGCACAACATCCTCTAAGAAATCTAAATGGGTTAGATTCAATTCAATTTGGTTGGCAACCAAAGGCATGTCTAACGCCGATTGCAATAGTTTCATTTGATGGGAATTTTGATTGGATACACCAAATTGTTTTACTTTGCCACTGGCTTTGAGTATCGAAAATGCCTCGGCGACTTCATCGGCTTGCATCAATGGATCTGGGCGGTGCAGCAGGAAAATATCAATATATTCAGTATTGAGTCGGTTGAGGATCCCGTCTACAGATTTTAAAATGTAGTGTTTTGAAAAGTCGAATCGTTTTGGGCCTTTTTCATCTTCAAAAACAATTCCACATTTAGATTGCAGTAGGATATTTTCGCGTAATTCAGGGCGTGCTTTTAATACTTCACCAAAAACCTGTTCTGCTTTTCCCATGGTGTAAATATCAGCATGATCAAAACTGTTAATTCCACAATCTAATGCCGCGTCAACCGCAGTATGTGCCTGTGTAACATGTTTAGATTCAAATGGAGCTGTGCCCCAAGATCCACCTAATCCCATACAGCCTAGGGATATCGGACTCATGCTTGGAAAATACGAATTCAACGGTATTTGTTTCATGCCAACGTCTTTTAAAATGAAATAATTCAGTCATTCTAATCAGTTTACAAAAAGATTACATTGAATACGTATGCGTTAGGTCAATTCACACTCGTCGGTGAATTGACCACTCATTTTATAAGCGCTGCAATGAAATTCAGCTATTTATCAGCGTGAACCTAAGTAAGCTGAAAATGGCTATTCTAATGGTATTCCAAATCTCTTACTTTTCCCCAGAACACACGGTATGAGAACAAGGTGTAAGCAAAAATACAGGGAATAACAATAAGTGCGCCATACAAAATAACCCGTAGAGACTCAGGTGCACTTGCTGCTTGCCAGATATTCAATTCGCCTGGCACCACAAAAGGATAAAAACTAAATGCTAAGCCGACAAAACTGAAGGTGAAAATGGCTGTACAGAGTACAAAGGGTAACCAGCAACCAGCGTCATCTTCTAACGGTAATCTTTGCAGCGTGAAATACCCAATCACAAAAAAGGCAAAACATAATATTGGTACCAACGCGATAAAATAGGCTAGCGGAGGTTGCGTCCAGCGTTCGAACACAAAGGGATTAATTAACGGGTTGATAATACACACAGCAAGGATCCCCACTAAACATACTTTCCCCGCATTCTTTGCCCATTTTACCGATCTAATTTGTAACTCGTCTTCCGTTTTCATGATTAGCCAGCACGCGCCAATGAGCGCATACGCCATTGCTACACCTGCGGCACTGAGTAAACTGAAGCCAACGGCTTCTATACTGGTTTCAAATCCCATCACAAACATGCCCAACATATAACCTTGAGAAGCGGCCGCAATGAAAGATCCTAATTTAAATAGCTTGTCCCAACGGTCTTTTTTATGAGCGATTACCTTGGCTCTAAAATCAAAGGACACTCCTCGAATTATTAACCCAATCAATAACATGGCGGTAGGCAAATAAAGTGCTTTCAAAATAATACTGTGGGCACTAGGAAAAGCGACTAACATCAACCCGACTGCTAACACTAACCAAGTTTCATTCGCATCCCAAAATGGGCCAATTGAGGCGATCATTTTGTCTCTTTGTTGTTGATTGTCCATAGGTAAAAGCAAACCAACGCCGAGATCGTAACCGTCGAGAATCGCATAAACTAGTACTGAGAACGCCATTAAACCGGCAAAAATAATAGGTAAATCGTGGTCTAAGAACATTAGTTGGCCTCCGCAGTCGCTGTGGTGCGAGCTGGTGTGTACTCAGCCGCATCGTATTCTTCAATTTCTACTGACTTTCTTGCCATGTAAAACAAAGTTTTTATGTATGCAAACAGTAAGAAAGCATACAGCGTCAAATACATCGCCAAGCTGACCCCAACGTTTTCTGGCGCAATATCAGTTACCGCATCCGCCGTGGTTAATATGCCGCTTACTAAATAAGGTTGGCGACCTATTTCGGTAACGTACCATCCCGCTAAAGTTGCAACCCAACCTGAAAATGTCATCCCAATGAAGAATTTCAGCATCCATGGTGAAAGTGACTTTTTCCGCCATAAGTAGAAGCTCGCTAACCAACTACTGAATAGCATGAGCATTCCTAGTCCAACCATGATTCTAAAGCCATAGAACACCGGCTTAACGGGGGGATGTTTGCCTTCAAATTCGTTTAGACCTCTAATTTGTCCGTCTGGATCATGGGTTAAGATAACGCTGGCCATCTTTGGAATGGCTATTTCTAAATGGTTAGTGCGCTGCTCTTCATCAGGGACAGCAAATAACAGTAGTGGTGCGCCATTTGTTGTTTCCCAAACGCCTTCCATTGCTGCAACTTTTTGAGGCTGATGCTCAAACGTATTAAGCCCATGCATGTCACCCATAATCACTTGTAATGGTGTGAGTATTGCGGCTAGGAAGATAGCCGTTTTTAAAGCTAAATTAGGGGCTTTTTTGTTATCGCCTCGAAGGATTCGGTAGGCTGAAATTCCGGCAATTAAAAAACAAATGGTTAACCCTGATGCTAACAGCATGTGCCCTAATCGATATGGAAATGATGGATTAAAAATAATCTCAAACCAGTCAACCGCATAAGCTACGCCATCGCGCATCTCAAAACCTGTTGGGGTATGCATCCACGAGTTAAGGGCTAAAATCCAAAACGCTGAAAGTGAGGTTCCTATTGCAACTATAAAGGTAGATAAAGTATGGAGCCAAGGCGGCACGCGGTTAATACCAAATAACATCACGCCTAAGAAGGTTGCCTCTAAGAAAAACGCAGTCATTATTTCGTAGGCCAAGAGTGGCCCCGCAATATTACCTACCGTAGCCATAAAACCTGGCCAGTTGGTGCCAAATTGAAATGACATTGTAATGCCACTCACCACACCCATTGCAAACGTGAGGGCGAATACCTTTACCCAAAAACGGTAGATTCGCATCCACACTGGATGTTTACTAATGTGAAAACGAACGCGGAAATAGAAAAGCATCCAGCACATAGCAATGCTTATGGCTGGAAATAAAATATGAAAACTAATGTTAGCTGCAAATTGAATGCGAGAAAGTAGCATTACATCTGCCATTGAAACCCCCTAGCGGCGCTGATTTTAGCCGTTGTTTATTTAAATTTAAAACTCGATGAATTTAACCCTGCGTACGGCGATAATCTGCTTTTTGCATGTTTGATTTAACTGCTTTTTAGGAACTTATCCTTCATATCTAAGACCTTTCCGACGCCTGAACCTAACTTCATTAAGGTTGCCATTTTTTCAGGACTCAGACGTTGCAGTTCTTCACTCCACTGTGTGACGTTTTCTAATAAGTCATGGATCTCTTGTAACTGTCGTTGCGCATATTCTTCTTGTTGATTTGCCGGTGTAACCAAAAGAGTATCTCGAAGCACGCTCATAGTGGGTTCAATTTCCCGTTTTCGACGCTCTTCAAATACTTTATTGGCCATATCCCAAATGCTGCCTAAAGATTTAAAATAGTCTTTTCTATCTCCGGGAACATGATGCATTTGCACTAGTCGCCACGACTGTAATTCTTTCAATCCCATACTGACGTTACCGCGAGAAACATTCAGGGCCTCTGCAATATCATTTGCGCTTAAAGGCTCTTCAC harbors:
- a CDS encoding NAD(P)/FAD-dependent oxidoreductase — its product is MLRIVIVGGGAGGLELVSKLSKKLGKKGLAHITLVDRNQTHLWKPLLHEVAAGVIDKNSDGVDYRMHAARFGYHFQLGTMSNVDAENKTIYLDPLYDDAGELLLKERTINYDYLVLAVGSVSNDFGTPGVAEHSFFLDSLSQAERFHKALLNQLLRINQEKSDSAKLSIAIVGGGATGTELAAELHHVANLAKNYGMPEMSASRLKISIIEAGESILPALPERIATSARIALTKLGVDVLENTRISSARKGAFITSDDKPIEADLLVWAAGVKAPDFIQQLGVFETNRAQQILVNKHLQSTTCETIFVLGDCCGFIQDNGKWVPPRAQSAHQMADTVAANIIGIVRGNVMKDYKYVDYGSLVHLSKYSTVGSLMGSLVSSSMFIEGRLARLVYISLYNMHQFAVHGWLKAILVLLSRKVSNIVGPKLKLH
- the soxR gene encoding redox-sensitive transcriptional activator SoxR; this translates as MAERELSVGFVAKRCGVKVSTLHFYEQKGLIQSWRNSGNQRRYKADVLRRVSVIKAAQKIGISLQDIKLTFATLPQSRTPTKQDWAKLSRNWQQQLEARIQSMIKLKDSLDGCIGCGCLSMKSCPIYNPQDNLAIEGPGPVLLDRQRSSDLKDNT
- a CDS encoding VOC family protein; translated protein: MIRLEHINIVVKDMQETLNFYQAAFPHWSIRHQGNANWYGTQRNWLHFGDEYNYLTFNDNGSGENRDLKGSQLGLAHMAFEVRDISALLTRMQSAGFEPHNLGAKNQFRKNMYFIDPSGFEIEFVEYLSDIPGQRNNADD
- a CDS encoding VOC family protein, which codes for MTKLKGFHHVAIICSNYAHSKAFYTDILGFQIVAENYRAQRDSYKLDLALPDGSQIELFSFPGAPQRPSRPEAQGLRHLAFKVDSVSDFCDYLRTKGIIPEPIRIDEYTNREFTFFADPDNLPLEVYQD
- a CDS encoding alpha-amylase family glycosyl hydrolase — encoded protein: MKYLNTLLTLIFSCSLLFACSKQELPSSGTQKVISDPITLSFPDIYDDYLNRDVRDDIFYFVMPDRFYNGNPDNDMGSKSIPISQGGYSIDDIKGFHGGDIKGLEQKLDYLKELGISAIWMTPILRNKAIQSDGYAHHGYWILDFTQIDPHFGSNQDLKDLISAAHDKGIKIFFDIITNHTADVISYQECHNSDGSFIDERTCPYKSKAQLESGDKYTAFVPAGNENVKVPAWLNDPKYYNNQGDSIWQGESAINGDFAGLDDLNTKDPQVIAGMIEIYKNIISEFKPDGFRIDTVKHVDMVFWSSFSPAILNHAKQQGIPNFHIFGEVYSADPIELSSYTTLGKMPSVLDFGFQDATANVFYRNKPAQEIYQLFENDDFYNDNDSQSDLLMNFLGNHDMGRAGFFINQSLPNASAEEKLKRDILSHAFMYLSRGIPVVYYGDEQGFVGTGGDVGAREDMFPSKVAAYNELDLLGTEATTATENFDQNHPIYRALQKLAQLRMDHPTLRRGFAFNRASEGSEYAFAISRVDKQDSTEYLLAFNPTNQPQTIRLKASSDGYQWIDGSRKFSMDSNDILITLPALSYTVLKANSAIENTELVELEFLGTESQGRVIRFDYRLAEQVSSPLPLFEVTTEISNQQGEYELVAKDNTPPYSAIIDKQKFIRLAAKDIRVSISDWQGKSVVHTFSLEKNTDVERTINHIN
- a CDS encoding aldo/keto reductase translates to MKQIPLNSYFPSMSPISLGCMGLGGSWGTAPFESKHVTQAHTAVDAALDCGINSFDHADIYTMGKAEQVFGEVLKARPELRENILLQSKCGIVFEDEKGPKRFDFSKHYILKSVDGILNRLNTEYIDIFLLHRPDPLMQADEVAEAFSILKASGKVKQFGVSNQNSHQMKLLQSALDMPLVANQIELNLTHLDFLEDVVLANHPQAKDLSFPSGTMEYCQLNNVQVQAWGSLCQGTLSGKSLTNQPHHIQQTADLVSKLAADYQTSAEAILLAFLMRHPAKIQPIIGTTNPLRIQACSQASQFELTREHWYSLFVTARGCELP
- the cydB gene encoding cytochrome d ubiquinol oxidase subunit II encodes the protein MFLDHDLPIIFAGLMAFSVLVYAILDGYDLGVGLLLPMDNQQQRDKMIASIGPFWDANETWLVLAVGLMLVAFPSAHSIILKALYLPTAMLLIGLIIRGVSFDFRAKVIAHKKDRWDKLFKLGSFIAAASQGYMLGMFVMGFETSIEAVGFSLLSAAGVAMAYALIGACWLIMKTEDELQIRSVKWAKNAGKVCLVGILAVCIINPLINPFVFERWTQPPLAYFIALVPILCFAFFVIGYFTLQRLPLEDDAGCWLPFVLCTAIFTFSFVGLAFSFYPFVVPGELNIWQAASAPESLRVILYGALIVIPCIFAYTLFSYRVFWGKVRDLEYH
- a CDS encoding cytochrome ubiquinol oxidase subunit I, which produces MADVMLLSRIQFAANISFHILFPAISIAMCWMLFYFRVRFHISKHPVWMRIYRFWVKVFALTFAMGVVSGITMSFQFGTNWPGFMATVGNIAGPLLAYEIMTAFFLEATFLGVMLFGINRVPPWLHTLSTFIVAIGTSLSAFWILALNSWMHTPTGFEMRDGVAYAVDWFEIIFNPSFPYRLGHMLLASGLTICFLIAGISAYRILRGDNKKAPNLALKTAIFLAAILTPLQVIMGDMHGLNTFEHQPQKVAAMEGVWETTNGAPLLLFAVPDEEQRTNHLEIAIPKMASVILTHDPDGQIRGLNEFEGKHPPVKPVFYGFRIMVGLGMLMLFSSWLASFYLWRKKSLSPWMLKFFIGMTFSGWVATLAGWYVTEIGRQPYLVSGILTTADAVTDIAPENVGVSLAMYLTLYAFLLFAYIKTLFYMARKSVEIEEYDAAEYTPARTTATAEAN
- a CDS encoding GbsR/MarR family transcriptional regulator; translated protein: MKMTPMIETFVMHFGEMGSRWGFNRTVGQMYALLVISEEPLSANDIAEALNVSRGNVSMGLKELQSWRLVQMHHVPGDRKDYFKSLGSIWDMANKVFEERRKREIEPTMSVLRDTLLVTPANQQEEYAQRQLQEIHDLLENVTQWSEELQRLSPEKMATLMKLGSGVGKVLDMKDKFLKSS